The nucleotide window GGGGTACCCTCTTGTAGCGCCGGTGTTGTGGCGATCCGATCATTCCATGCCGGTGCCGACATTCCGTCTTCAAGGCTTGCCACCAAATCTTCAGCACGCCAATGTGAAATCAAGTCAGCCGCTAACAAAACTCTTTGTTCGAGTTGCTCAAGACAAAGCTGAGAAAAAGCTTCGGAGAGAGCTCGGAATCGTTTTCCGCCGTTTCGCATGATTTTATTCCGTGTGTCGCCATTCACCACCAATTATCACACAGCGTTAGCTCAGGATGCAGAAGCTGATTGTAGATGGCAGTCCGAAACGAAGCGAGGAGATTTATCGGAATGTACGGAACTGGTGTCAGGCTATCCATGGGAGAGCTGAGGCTGTATCTTCCGTAAGCCAAAAAAAAGGGACCATCTTGCGATGGTCCCCAAGTCTTATCTTCTCGATTAAGAATACAACCCTGTTATCGCTTCATCCGTCGTCGTAACATTGCGATCATGGGAAGGATTGCCAGGCCGATGAGACCGAGCGAGGTCGGTTCGGGAACGGACAAAAAGTTGATCTGATAGTTGCGGCCGCCCGCACCGGAAGCGTGTCCGGACTCGATGACTTCACCAACCGCCGGCGTGTAATCCGTGCCAACTCGGTTAGCCTGGAACATTCCTGAGCCTCCGTCACCACCGAAAGTGACGGTTCCGCCTGCGTCGTCATCGAAACCATCTCGGTACTGCCAGAAACCTGCAAAGTAATCGTTGCCGTCGTCCGGAATCGCGTCACTCCCCCAGGAGACGGAGTTTTCGCCAGCATCGGTTGCATTCGAGACGGGACCAATGCCCCAGATCTCGGCGACGCCATCAACGTTCTTGAGAATCAGAGGTTGGACATGGTGTTCACCGCTAGCGCGGCTCGCTTCTGCATAGTAGGTAACCGTCGAAACACTTTCACCGGCAGGAATGCTGCCAGCGCCGTTTAAAACGGTAACGCCACTCCATCCATCGACCGAACCGTTCGTCAAGGGTAACGGGGCTCCCGTTTCGCCTGCTTGGAGCAAACTCACACCGATCAACAAAATTGGTAAGCAAAGTAATTTTTTCATGACAAATCCTATGTTTTTGTGTCGAAAACGAATGTGTTCGAGCTATCGGTCGCTTTGAAATAGAAAGAAACGCGAGCAGAACGGCTGGCGTTGCGACCGATCAAAGGCGCCTGGGGCAATTGACGTGTCAAGAACGATGAATGCTGGATGGAATCATCCCAGGCGAAAAGCAGATGCTGATGGGTTCAGCAGGTTGCTGAACAAATCACTGGCGGCTCAACATTTCAAATAGGCTCGTGAAGAGCGTGTTAGAGAAATAGGAAGATTTCGCTCCGTGATCCTATTTCTTCTAGTTTGGCAGGTCAAACAAAAACTCGCTTCTTGCTCATTTTTTTTATCCTGCCTGGCAGGCCGACTTTGAAAGGGGTGCTCAAGGACTCGAAATGGAAAGAATTCTTGACAATTGTTGCCAGCGTGGATGAGTCAGAAACATTTTGGGGGTCGCTTCGACGTAGCTGCGGCCTTGCTCAAGATGGCCGTGTTTTGCGAGTTCTTCCACGAATTCAAAGAGATTTCGTCGGCGAGGAGGCATGATCCAATGTCCGGGGAATGGCAGGCTGGCGGCCCGCCAAGCAGCCGTCGTCTTGGCTGCCGACAGCTTGCCCACATCTTGGACGAGTTGCTCGACGGAAACCGGGCCTCGATAAATAGCGATCACTCGTCCCTGTCGATCGAGCAAAAAGCTCGAGGGAACGGGCAGCGGGGCGTGGGATTCAAAAATAGTGTCATTTAGCAGTTGAAGTTTAAAAAGCAGCTCGGCATCGGCTTGGCCGGCTCTGAATGGGAAGTTCATCTTTTTGAGCAATTGTTGACTCTGGTGAGACTGACCATCCTGCTGCGCACCTGAGGAGAGAAGATCGTCGACATTCAACGCGACGATGTCGATCCGTAAGGCGCGTAATGCTTGGCTCTGCTGACTGAATTCCTCGAGTTCTCGAATGCAAGGTTGGCACCAAGCGGCCCAAAGATTCAGCAAAGTTAAGCGGTCTTGCGGTTCCACCAGGTCGGCAAGTTTTCCCGAGGACGATTGGTAATGATTGGCGGGTAAGCGAATCATTGAGAAGCTCATCGCTTCTGAATCACCCTGATTGGCGATTGGCTTCACGGGGTCGGAGTCGAGCAGTTTGCGCGCAGAGGTCGCAATCGGATGGGGGGCAGGGTCTCCTTCGATGAACAGCAGCGTCCGATCCACTTCGGTGACTTGGAACGTTTGCTGTTTTCCTAATGGCCAGGTGACTTCGACTCGATCGATGGATGTTGCGTCACCGAGACCGATGTGCAGCCGTTTGCTTGATTGAGCGAGAAAACCGTCGCCGGCCCGTAGGGTTCGCGAAATGGGAGTGGCCGTTTGATCGGTGAAGACTCGAACACGGGCTCCGATTCCATCTCGATTTGATTGGACCCCTTGCAGGCAGATGGTTAAGAAATGATTCGTGGTCTGCATTTGATTCAGCAAGAATCTTAGTTGCGGACTGTTGCGGTTGGAAATCCAGACATCCAAGTCGCCGTCTGAGTCCCAATCGACTAAAGCGGCGGCGCGACCATCATCTGCCCAATCAAAACCACTGATCGATGAGACGTTGGCAAAGCCTTGGGTTCCCGTGTTTAAGAAGGCACAATGTGGCTCATTCCCACTAAAAGAGCGGCCCTCTCGTACAATCGAGAGAAATTGTGCGGCGGCGGTTCCTTCCGGATTGCTATTGCTAGTGCCCACCGATAAATTGCCGCGCGACCCGACCTGTCGCCAAAAGAAACTTCACA belongs to Pirellulaceae bacterium and includes:
- a CDS encoding ASPIC/UnbV domain-containing protein; translation: MGTSNSNPEGTAAAQFLSIVREGRSFSGNEPHCAFLNTGTQGFANVSSISGFDWADDGRAAALVDWDSDGDLDVWISNRNSPQLRFLLNQMQTTNHFLTICLQGVQSNRDGIGARVRVFTDQTATPISRTLRAGDGFLAQSSKRLHIGLGDATSIDRVEVTWPLGKQQTFQVTEVDRTLLFIEGDPAPHPIATSARKLLDSDPVKPIANQGDSEAMSFSMIRLPANHYQSSSGKLADLVEPQDRLTLLNLWAAWCQPCIRELEEFSQQSQALRALRIDIVALNVDDLLSSGAQQDGQSHQSQQLLKKMNFPFRAGQADAELLFKLQLLNDTIFESHAPLPVPSSFLLDRQGRVIAIYRGPVSVEQLVQDVGKLSAAKTTAAWRAASLPFPGHWIMPPRRRNLFEFVEELAKHGHLEQGRSYVEATPKMFLTHPRWQQLSRILSISSP
- a CDS encoding PEP-CTERM sorting domain-containing protein, with the translated sequence MKKLLCLPILLIGVSLLQAGETGAPLPLTNGSVDGWSGVTVLNGAGSIPAGESVSTVTYYAEASRASGEHHVQPLILKNVDGVAEIWGIGPVSNATDAGENSVSWGSDAIPDDGNDYFAGFWQYRDGFDDDAGGTVTFGGDGGSGMFQANRVGTDYTPAVGEVIESGHASGAGGRNYQINFLSVPEPTSLGLIGLAILPMIAMLRRRMKR